One Alphaproteobacteria bacterium genomic window, GTCCCTGGGCCAAAGCCTGGCCAGCTATTTTTACCAGATGGTGCTGTTCCTGACCTTCAAGACCGAGGACATGCCCTATCCCTTCGGCCCCTGGCCCAAAGAGGCGCCGGAGCCGCCGCAGCAAGGCCGCCAGCAAGAGCGACGATAGCTAGGCTGCATCCGGCTTTCGCCGTAGCCCGGCAGATCGGGCGCCAAGATCGGGACATCCCGGGCCAGCACCTCGCCGACTCCGCGCCACTGGCCACCGTCGAAACCGGTGCTGTGCAGCAGTACGACAGGCTCGCCGGCCCCGCTTTCGCGTTAGCCGATTTTGAAATGCTATGGATTCGGCCAGCCGGTCGAGTCAAGACGCCTAGCCGGCTATGATGCATCAGGGAGGACCGCAAAACATGAACCAGGGAAATACTCAGAGTTGGCTGCACAAGGTTTACGGCGCCAGCGATACCGCGAAACTGAAAGAACACTACGACAACTGGGCCGAGGGCTACGACGGTGATCTGCAGACCTTCGGCTACCGCTACCCGGCGGTGCTGGCCGGCCTGGCCGGGCGCCACCTCGATCCCGGTGGCGGCCCCATCCTCGATGCCGGCGCCGGCACCGGCCTGATCGGCGAGATACTCGCCCTCATCGGATTCCAAGACTTGGTGGGCATCGACATGTCGGACGGCATGCTGGCGGTGGCGCGGCAGAAGGGCGTCTACACACGCCTCGAGAACATGGTGCTGGGCGAGAAGCTCGATTTTGCCGACCAGAGCTTTGCCGCCGTGGTCTCGACCGGCGTACTCACGGTGGGCCACGCCCCGGCGGCGTCCATGGACGAGCTGGTGCGGGTGACGCGGCCCGGCGGGCACCTGATCTTTTCGCTCACCGTGCAGACCTACGAACAAGATGGCTTCAAGCAAAAGCTCAATGAGCTGGAAGCCGCCGGAAGCTGCCGGCCGTTGGCGGAAACCACCGATTTCGTCGCCCTGGTGGCGATCGACGACGAGGTTTCGCACCCGGCGCGTTTCTTCGTCTACCAGGCGCTATAGGGCCGCCATGACCCAGGCCGATAGCGTCCTGGTGGCGCTGCATTACCAGAACGAA contains:
- a CDS encoding methyltransferase domain-containing protein, with the translated sequence MNQGNTQSWLHKVYGASDTAKLKEHYDNWAEGYDGDLQTFGYRYPAVLAGLAGRHLDPGGGPILDAGAGTGLIGEILALIGFQDLVGIDMSDGMLAVARQKGVYTRLENMVLGEKLDFADQSFAAVVSTGVLTVGHAPAASMDELVRVTRPGGHLIFSLTVQTYEQDGFKQKLNELEAAGSCRPLAETTDFVALVAIDDEVSHPARFFVYQAL